A genomic window from Thermovirga sp. includes:
- the tilS gene encoding tRNA lysidine(34) synthetase TilS, with product MIKDRSSRGDWSSGARSLFRRFEIAGRDQGWWDHDGPMVVAVSGGSDSMALFWLLRFRWKGRVVAAHLEHGFRKETSLRDAAFVERVCREWNTECHVEHLDIPSIKRRGETLEEAGRRERYAFLHRVASSQGAPFIATGHTSDDLAETVFLNLLRGTGIRGLRGIPWTRGKVVRPIMGISRDELRGLLLEGSVHWMEDETNIETKYFRNKIRHVFLPLLISEGNKRFVDHLLDLSSEAGQLEDLIEKKSAIMAAWCRIWQPLALRSWDLALLQRMEDQAIQSIFAFEGRSLGLSPLSREKTSRFLELIRKGERRWRFQWEGDLEICASGKAASLVKRETFSSKGPGRENFNLRGERGSFRWGPWSFDWRFIPGRRFALGSASCLIPADGADFVEVQAADTAKKDDPDRSEIPWWAERNWPSVRFSRTFWSPFSCPLDSRRAIDEGKFGSSLQLRARITRKGRKGENEDGM from the coding sequence TTGATAAAGGACCGTTCCTCCAGGGGAGACTGGAGTTCAGGAGCCAGGTCGTTGTTCAGGCGTTTCGAAATAGCGGGCAGGGACCAAGGCTGGTGGGACCACGACGGGCCGATGGTGGTTGCGGTCTCCGGAGGCAGCGATTCCATGGCTCTTTTCTGGCTCCTCCGTTTCAGGTGGAAAGGCAGAGTGGTCGCTGCCCATCTTGAGCATGGCTTTCGAAAGGAGACTTCCCTCAGGGACGCCGCGTTTGTGGAGCGCGTATGCCGCGAATGGAATACTGAGTGCCACGTGGAACACCTCGATATCCCCTCGATAAAACGCAGGGGGGAAACCCTTGAAGAGGCGGGTAGGAGGGAAAGGTATGCCTTCCTCCATCGGGTAGCATCCTCGCAGGGGGCGCCTTTTATCGCGACGGGGCATACCTCCGACGACCTAGCCGAGACAGTTTTCCTGAATCTGCTCCGCGGGACGGGGATCAGGGGCCTGAGGGGTATACCCTGGACCAGGGGAAAGGTTGTCCGTCCCATTATGGGCATCTCCAGGGATGAGCTGCGAGGGTTGCTCCTCGAAGGTTCCGTCCACTGGATGGAAGATGAGACGAACATCGAGACAAAATATTTTCGCAACAAGATAAGGCATGTCTTTCTTCCCCTGCTTATTTCTGAAGGAAACAAGCGTTTCGTGGACCATCTTTTGGATCTTTCTTCGGAAGCCGGGCAACTGGAAGACCTGATAGAAAAGAAATCGGCAATCATGGCGGCGTGGTGCCGGATATGGCAGCCCTTAGCGTTGAGATCGTGGGACTTGGCTCTCCTGCAAAGAATGGAGGACCAAGCCATCCAGTCGATCTTCGCCTTTGAGGGAAGAAGCCTGGGCCTTTCACCCCTTTCAAGGGAGAAGACATCAAGGTTTCTCGAACTGATACGGAAAGGCGAGAGACGTTGGCGTTTTCAATGGGAAGGTGATCTCGAAATCTGTGCTTCCGGAAAAGCCGCTTCCCTCGTGAAAAGAGAAACCTTCTCTTCCAAAGGACCTGGCAGGGAAAACTTCAATCTTCGCGGGGAAAGAGGGTCCTTCCGATGGGGTCCATGGTCCTTTGACTGGCGATTCATCCCCGGCCGACGTTTTGCCCTGGGGTCGGCAAGTTGCCTGATCCCCGCCGATGGGGCGGATTTCGTGGAAGTGCAAGCCGCCGACACCGCGAAAAAAGATGATCCAGACCGATCGGAAATACCCTGGTGGGCGGAGAGAAACTGGCCTTCGGTCAGGTTCTCCAGGACCTTCTGGAGCCCCTTCTCATGCCCATTAGATTCAAGAAGGGCAATAGACGAGGGGAAGTTCGGCTCCTCTCTGCAACTTCGGGCGAGGATCACTAGGAAGGGAAGGAAAGGAGAGAACGAAGATGGAATGTGA
- the hpt gene encoding hypoxanthine phosphoribosyltransferase yields MECDLGEVLIRRKTIQDRVRELAFDLGSAYGDRSLVLIGVLKGAVVFLSDLIRELPTSMTTEMDFLAVASYGTSTESSGVVRIIKDLDVDINGRNVILVEDIVDTGLTLSYLVSILREREPEMLEICSLLDKPARRKIDVEITFRGFEIPDEFVVGYGLDYSGKWRNLPEIYTLRRRG; encoded by the coding sequence ATGGAATGTGACCTCGGAGAGGTCTTGATCAGGAGAAAGACCATCCAGGACAGGGTTCGAGAACTCGCTTTCGACCTCGGTTCCGCCTATGGAGACAGGAGTCTCGTGCTCATCGGTGTTTTGAAGGGAGCCGTTGTTTTCCTTTCCGATCTGATCAGGGAGCTTCCGACATCGATGACGACAGAGATGGATTTCCTCGCCGTGGCATCCTATGGAACATCCACTGAATCCAGTGGAGTTGTGAGGATAATCAAGGACCTTGATGTCGACATAAACGGCAGGAATGTCATCCTCGTCGAGGATATTGTGGATACGGGGCTCACTCTTTCTTACCTTGTCAGCATCCTCAGGGAGAGAGAACCGGAGATGCTGGAGATCTGTTCTCTGCTGGACAAACCTGCCAGGAGAAAGATAGATGTTGAAATTACCTTCAGGGGTTTCGAAATTCCCGATGAGTTTGTGGTAGGCTATGGCCTGGATTATTCCGGGAAGTGGAGAAACCTCCCCGAGATATACACCCTGAGAAGAAGGGGCTAA